CGAGACCCAGCGTTGCGGCCACCATGCGGTAGGCGGTCAGCGCTCCAAGCCCGTCAACATCGCAATCCGGCATGAACTCGACCAGGTCAAATGCTGAAATCCGCGCCTTTGCGGAGATTGCATTCAGCAGTTCGATTGTCTGCCAGTAACCGAGACCGCCGGGCGCCCGGCCAATGACGCCGGGCATGATTGCCGGATCAAGTCCGTCACAGTCGAAACAGATGATTACGTTGGATCCGTTCGGAATGGCATCTGCAACCTGTGTCATGCCGCCGGACGCGATGTCGCGGGCCGTGAAGAACTTCACGCCCCAGGCCAGTGCATCGGCATAGTCCTGTGGCCGGGCCGAGCCGATATTGCGGGCGCCAACCTGTATGATGCGTTCGATGTGATCCATCTCGGATGCGCGCCGCATGGTGGACGACAGCCCCCAGCGCTCACCGTCAACCTCATCGCGCCAATCGATATGGGCGTCAATCTGGACAATGGTGTATTTGTCGCGGCCTTCAAACGCCTGCAACATGGGGATCGGTATGCTGTCGTCACCACCCAGAACCATGGGTACGGCTCCACGCTCGACTATCGCGGAAACCGCGGCCTTGATCGCAGCACGATTGGATGCGCTGTCTTCGCTGAAATCAAGATCTCCCAGATCACATGCATCCTGCGGGCCTCCGGGTAACAGCGGGGCGGAAAAATCAAAGTCCATGTGCTCCAGATTGGCCGCATATGGTGCCGCCGCTGCGCGGATGGCGTCAGGACCGTTGGCGCAATACGGGCCCACGGACGCATAAGGTGTCGCGCATGGTACGCCCAGTATGGCGGCCTTGGCGTTTACCTGGTCAGGTGACGGGCACGATGGAAGTCCGAGAAAAGTGGATACATCCGTTGCACCAAACATGGTGGCAATATTTGTCTTGTTCATATCGGGCCTGGCCGGACTGGGTCGGGATCACTTCGTTTCGGCTATGTAATCAGCAAAGCGGGCGAACAGATAGTGCGAATCCTGCGGACCGGGTGATGCTTCCGGATGGTGCTGTACCGAAAATACCGGCTTGCCTTCAAGCTGAATGCCGCAGTTGGAGCCGTCGAACAGCGATATATGGGTTTCGGCAACACCTTCGGGCAGGGATTTTCCGTCCACCGCAAAGCCATGGTTCATGGAGGTTATCTCGACCTTGCCGGTGGTGTGGTCCTTGACCGGATGATTGGCCCCGTGATGACCCTGATGCATTTTTACGGTGGTGCCGCCCAGTGCCAGTGCCAGCATCTGATGGCCGAGACAGATGCCGAACACCGGCTTGCCACTGTCAACCAGCTTGCGGATTTCGGGTACCGCATACTCGCCGGTTGCTGCCGGGTCGCCGGGCCCGTTTGACAGAAATACCCCGTCCGGCTCGAGGGCAAGAATCTCCTCGCCGCTTGTGTTGCCGGGCACCACGGTGATCTTGCAGCCTTGCTGCGCCAGGCACCGCAGGATGTTGCGCTTGGCACCGAAGTCCATCGCCACGACATGATGTTTCGGGTCCTGCTGGCGACCGTAGCCGGTCTTCAGGTCCCACAAGGTCTCATCCCAGTCATAGCGCTGGGTGCAGGAGACTTCCTTTGCCAGATCCATTCCTTCAAGGCCGGGCCATTTGGCCGCTTGCCTGGTCAGTGCGCCGGTATCAAACTTTGCTTTGGCATTGTGCGCGATTACGGCATTTTGCATTCCCCTGTCGCGGATCAGGGACGTGAGAGCGCGGGTGTCTACTCCGGCAATGCCGATGATGTTGCGGGCCTTCAACCAGGCATGAAGATGTTTTGCGGCGCGGTAGTTGGAAGGATTGGTGACATCGGCTTTCAGAACGCAGCCGCGCACCCCTGACGTTGCAGCAAGGTTGAATGTCTCGATGTCTTCATCGTTGGCACCGACATTGCCGATATGCGGGAAGGTGAACGTGATGATCTGGCCGGCATAGGACGGATCGGTCAGGATTTCCTGATAGCCGGTGATAGCGGTGTTGAAGCACAGCTCGCCGGAAGCGTGGCCTGTTGCGCCGAGCCCGATGCCCTCGATCACCGTTCCGTCGGCCAGAACCAGCCGGGCTGTCATGGCTTGCTCGGTCCAGGCAGGCGTGGTTGCAACACCGCTGCCGGTTAAGGGATTTGCCGGGCGGGAAGATGACTTTGTGGGCGACATCGGCCTTCCAGGAAATTCCTGGCCTTTTACTTGAGAGGTGCTGCCGTGCGCAAAAGATGCGTTCGGGCAATTTGGCGGGAAACTAGTTAGCAGTGCTGTCTGCGTCAAGCACTGCCGGACCCGCAGTCCCCGTGAAATTGCATGAATTGTGACGTTTTGGCTGTGCGGCTTGCGCGGGTCAGACGGTGGGGGTATCAATTGTGCGATTGTCGCCCCTCTTTTTGACGCTCCGCCATGAAAGGCAATACAGATGAGTGATTCTATCCGTGATCGTGTCAGCGCCCTCATGAAAGAGGCCATGCGTGACCAGGACAAGACGCGGCTTTCAACGCTGAGGTTGATTTCAGCGGCGTTCAAGGATCGCGAAATCCAGAACCGTGGCACCGGCAAGGATGACAGCCTGACGGAAGCCGGCATGCAGGAAATCCTGTCCAAGATGATCAAGCAGCGCAGGGAGTCTGCCGAAACCTATGAAAAAGGCGGCAGACCGGAACTTGCTGCAACCGAGAACGCCGAGATAGAGATCATCGAAGAGTTTCTGCCGCGTCAGCTCTCGGTTGCGGAAATCGAGGCTGCCGTGTCCGGTGTCGTAAAAGAGCTGGACGCATCAGGCTTGAAAGACATGGGCCGGGTGATGGGGGCTCTGAAAGAACGCCATGCCGGACAGATGGACTTTGCCAAAGCCGGTGCCATCGTCAAGAATCTGCTCGGCTAGGAGCTGTTGAATGCAGCGTGCCCGGCTGAAGCCGTGAATGATCTGCAACAACCCGGAAGCACTGTTTTTCGCCACATTAGTGTTCAAGAATCGCACTGATTGCCAGGGAGGACAGTTATGATTTTGCGGCGACACGTGATTTTTGGTCTGGGTATCACCGGCATACTCGGCGGCTCTGCAGCGTCCATGTTTGCCGGTTCTGCTGTTGAGGCTCAACAGAGCAACCGGCCGCTTTTCAAGGCCGAAGACTGGGCGGTTAAGCTGGTAGAGGCTGCGGAATCCCAGGTCGGGCTGACCACGGTCTATGACCCGGCCTATAAACGGCTTGCCTATCCGCTGGGAGATGTGCCGATGCAAAGAGGCGTGTGCACGGATGTTGTCATCCGGGCGTACAGGGCGGCATTCGGTATCGATCTGCAGAAGCTCGTTCATGAGGACATGAAATCGGCGTTTGGCGGTTATCCGGCCATTTGGGGGCTAAAGCGGCCGGACCGCAATATCGACCATCGCAGAGTGCCGAACCTGGAACATTTTCTGAAACGCCGCGGTGCTGACCTGCCGGTGACGAAAGACGGCGCGGACTATCAGCCCGGGGACCTTGTCACGCAGCGCCTGCCGGGAAACCTGCCGCATATAGCCATTGTCACCAATCGCCCGGCAAAAGGGCGCAATCATGCACTGGTGGTGCACAATATTGGTGCGGGTACCCAGATAGAGGATCGCTTGTTCGAGTTCAGGATTTCAGGGCATTTTCGGCTTGAGCCGACAACTGGCTGAACCCGGCTGAAGCGGAAATGGTTCGACCGTACGTCGAGATCAGTTTGGCGTGAAAATGTTCGGCTGACGCAATCCATGCTGTCGCCGTCGTGCAGATTTTTCAGGATCAGGATGTCAGCGCAAGTAGTCAGTGGGTGCGACCTCGAATTGATCACGATGCCTTAACTGGGGGGAGCAAGTACTCCGCAATCCCTTCAGCCGCACCCACTGATACGCAACCCTGTTAGGGGCTGTGTTGCGTTGTTGAAGGAATATTATTCAGTTAGAGGGGGTCAAAACAATTGCAAGAATGCATTACCTTAGTGAAATACCGTGTGCCGATCATGGTGATTCGTGTTGCAGATTGGGTAAATAGATTTACCATCGATTTTTTGGTAGAGACATCAATAAGCACTGAAACTGACGACGGTCAAATTTGATGCCGTCAGACTCAGAAAACGTAGAAATTTCAATCGCAAAGCTGCACCCGCTTCGGCGACGACAGGTGAGGCGAGCACAACTCCAGATTGTATTTGTGTAAATGGAACCTGGATAGTGCCGTTTGTGAACCTGGCATGATTTGCCGGACAACGTGCTGTCATACGACATAATCGGACGCATTGTTCGTTGCGATAACCCCGTGTCTGAATGGAAGGCCGGCCGTTGCTTTTGGGGCCTGTTGAGTAGCAGTATGCTGTGATACCGATACCGTGCTAGTTCAAAGGCGTTGGATCGGGTCATACGGGTAGAACATGCGTTTTCCGCAATCATTTCTGGACGAGATAAGAGCGAGGATTTCGATATCTTCGGTCATCGGCCGGTCTGTGCAGTGGGACAAGCGCAAGACAAATGCCGGCAAGGGTGATTACTGGGCGTGCTGTCCCTTTCATGGGGAAAAGACGCCGAGCTTTCACTGTGAGGATCGAAAGGGCCGCTATCACTGCTTCGGCTGCAAGGAAAGCGGTGACATCTTCACCTATCTTGTTCAGAAGGAGGGCGTGCCGTTCCCCGAAGCGGTCGAGCGGCTGGCGTCCGAGGCCGGTCTCCAGCTGCCGCAGCTTTCCCCGGAGGCCGAAGCGCGCGAACAACGCCGGGCCAATCTGTATGATGTGATGGAACTGGCCCAGGCGTTTTTTGTGGCGCAGCTGCAGGCATCGGCCGGAGCCAGGGCACGCGGTTACCTGTCCGACCGCGGTTTGTCAGGAGACGTGCAGCGGGAGTTTGGCATCGGGTTTGCGCCGAATGACCGCCATGCGCTGTCGAAGGTGCTGGCAAGCAGTGACATTACAATCGACCAGATGGACGAGGCCGGGCTGGTAATCCGTCCGGATGATGGCAAGCCTGCCTATGACCGCTTTCGTGACCGCATCATGTTTCCGATCAGGGATCCTCGCGGACGGGTGATCGCCTTTGGCGGCCGGGCCATGAATCCGGATGCACTGGCCAAATACCTGAATTCGCCGGAAACGCCGCTGTTTCATAAAGGCACCGTGTTGTACAACATGGATAAGGCGCGCAAGCCCGCCCATGATGTGAGCGCGCTGATTGCCTGCGAAGGCTATATGGATGTGATCGCCCTGACGCGTGCAGGACTGCCACATGCGGTTGCTCCGCTCGGCACAGCGCTTACCGAAGACCAGCTTGCCATGATGTGGAAGGTCACGCCGGAACCGGTATTGTGTTTTGATGGTGACGATGCCGGGATGAAAGCTGCCTACAGGGCGCTTGATTTGGCGCTGGAGCGCCTGACACCGGGCAGTTCGTTGAAGTTTGCGGTCCTGCCGGAAGGCGAGGATCCGGACGATCTGTTGGCTTCCGGCGGTTCGCAAGCCGTGCAACAGGTCATAGAGCAGGCAGAACCCATGGCGAGCATGGTGTGGCGGCGGGCATTGTTGCGCAACGACCGTTCAACGCCTGAGCGCAAGGCCCGCTTCGAGGCGGATCTCATGCAGACGGTCAACGCGATCGCAGATCCGACAGTGCGTAAATACTATGCCGACGACATGCGCGGGCGGGTAGCAGCCCTGCTGCAGGGCTCCGGCGGCAACAGATGGCAGAAATCACGCGGACGCAAGTTTGGCGGTGCCCGTGCGTCGGGAGCCGGGCGCGGACGTTGGCAGAAGGAGCCGTGGGAGATTGAAACCCCGGCCTCGCCGCAATTACGGGCCATGGCGGGCAGGCCGGTTCACGACGCCGCGACGCAGCGCCGGACAGGGTTGATTCTGCTGACGCTGATCAACCATCCGGTGCTGGCGGAAGAGATGATCGACGATATTGTCGCAATGGATGTGCCAACAAGCGAGCTTGACTCTTTGCGCAGACGAATCATAGATACGTGTGCCTCTGGGGCAGACCTTGAAAAGCACGACTTGCGTGACCACTTAATCCACACCGGGATGGGCGCAGTTCTTGATGCACTCGATACCCAGGCAAGGCATCATGATTGCTGGTTTGCCGGTACGGACGCTGCGGACGCAGATGCTCGAACCGGCCTAAAGCAGTTGGTGGTGATGAACCGGAAGTTGGTGACGCTGGAAAAGGAACTCAAACGCGCGGAAATGCGCCTTGCCGAAGACCCCACGGAAGAAAATCTCAATCATCTCAACGAGGTGAGAGAACAGTTGAATTCCATGGCAGGAGCGGAGGCAACGATTGACGGATACGGAGAAGCTTCCGGTCGAACGGCAAACCCTGCCGGGTAGGCAAACAGGCATTCCGGCCGACTTACCAGCTCCAATGAAAGTTTGAATGAGGCAAGATGAACGGCTCTGGCGGCAGGCCAAACATGATTAAGGCATGTTTAACGCGGTATCCCGCATAAAGACATGCAAACCGAACGAGCGAATCAATAGTGCTGTGACAGCCTTCTTTAAAGAGATCGGGCACAGCGCGAAACAGAAAAGTGAGCGTACACGCATGGCGAAAGCACAGGCACGCAGCGCAGCAGCACCCGCTAAGAATGCGGCAGCCGGTAAGTCGGCCGACGATACAGAAACGACAGAAGCCGTTGCCGACGGGCCGGTACTTGATCTCAGCAATGCTGCGGTAAAGCGGATGATCAAACTCGCCAAGCAACGCGGGTTTGTGACCTATGACGAATTGAACGAAGTGCTGCCGTCCGACGACACATCTTCTGAACAGATCGAAGACATCATGG
Above is a window of Anderseniella sp. Alg231-50 DNA encoding:
- a CDS encoding DUF1287 domain-containing protein, with protein sequence MILRRHVIFGLGITGILGGSAASMFAGSAVEAQQSNRPLFKAEDWAVKLVEAAESQVGLTTVYDPAYKRLAYPLGDVPMQRGVCTDVVIRAYRAAFGIDLQKLVHEDMKSAFGGYPAIWGLKRPDRNIDHRRVPNLEHFLKRRGADLPVTKDGADYQPGDLVTQRLPGNLPHIAIVTNRPAKGRNHALVVHNIGAGTQIEDRLFEFRISGHFRLEPTTG
- the dnaG gene encoding DNA primase; the encoded protein is MRFPQSFLDEIRARISISSVIGRSVQWDKRKTNAGKGDYWACCPFHGEKTPSFHCEDRKGRYHCFGCKESGDIFTYLVQKEGVPFPEAVERLASEAGLQLPQLSPEAEAREQRRANLYDVMELAQAFFVAQLQASAGARARGYLSDRGLSGDVQREFGIGFAPNDRHALSKVLASSDITIDQMDEAGLVIRPDDGKPAYDRFRDRIMFPIRDPRGRVIAFGGRAMNPDALAKYLNSPETPLFHKGTVLYNMDKARKPAHDVSALIACEGYMDVIALTRAGLPHAVAPLGTALTEDQLAMMWKVTPEPVLCFDGDDAGMKAAYRALDLALERLTPGSSLKFAVLPEGEDPDDLLASGGSQAVQQVIEQAEPMASMVWRRALLRNDRSTPERKARFEADLMQTVNAIADPTVRKYYADDMRGRVAALLQGSGGNRWQKSRGRKFGGARASGAGRGRWQKEPWEIETPASPQLRAMAGRPVHDAATQRRTGLILLTLINHPVLAEEMIDDIVAMDVPTSELDSLRRRIIDTCASGADLEKHDLRDHLIHTGMGAVLDALDTQARHHDCWFAGTDAADADARTGLKQLVVMNRKLVTLEKELKRAEMRLAEDPTEENLNHLNEVREQLNSMAGAEATIDGYGEASGRTANPAG
- a CDS encoding GatB/YqeY domain-containing protein; amino-acid sequence: MSDSIRDRVSALMKEAMRDQDKTRLSTLRLISAAFKDREIQNRGTGKDDSLTEAGMQEILSKMIKQRRESAETYEKGGRPELAATENAEIEIIEEFLPRQLSVAEIEAAVSGVVKELDASGLKDMGRVMGALKERHAGQMDFAKAGAIVKNLLG
- a CDS encoding arginase family protein; amino-acid sequence: MNKTNIATMFGATDVSTFLGLPSCPSPDQVNAKAAILGVPCATPYASVGPYCANGPDAIRAAAAPYAANLEHMDFDFSAPLLPGGPQDACDLGDLDFSEDSASNRAAIKAAVSAIVERGAVPMVLGGDDSIPIPMLQAFEGRDKYTIVQIDAHIDWRDEVDGERWGLSSTMRRASEMDHIERIIQVGARNIGSARPQDYADALAWGVKFFTARDIASGGMTQVADAIPNGSNVIICFDCDGLDPAIMPGVIGRAPGGLGYWQTIELLNAISAKARISAFDLVEFMPDCDVDGLGALTAYRMVAATLGLVCRQ
- the carA gene encoding glutamine-hydrolyzing carbamoyl-phosphate synthase small subunit, which encodes MTARLVLADGTVIEGIGLGATGHASGELCFNTAITGYQEILTDPSYAGQIITFTFPHIGNVGANDEDIETFNLAATSGVRGCVLKADVTNPSNYRAAKHLHAWLKARNIIGIAGVDTRALTSLIRDRGMQNAVIAHNAKAKFDTGALTRQAAKWPGLEGMDLAKEVSCTQRYDWDETLWDLKTGYGRQQDPKHHVVAMDFGAKRNILRCLAQQGCKITVVPGNTSGEEILALEPDGVFLSNGPGDPAATGEYAVPEIRKLVDSGKPVFGICLGHQMLALALGGTTVKMHQGHHGANHPVKDHTTGKVEITSMNHGFAVDGKSLPEGVAETHISLFDGSNCGIQLEGKPVFSVQHHPEASPGPQDSHYLFARFADYIAETK